One Malus domestica chromosome 11, GDT2T_hap1 genomic region harbors:
- the LOC103449148 gene encoding uncharacterized protein isoform X1 produces the protein MVETRRSSSSKRALSASPPPNPKRSKASDASSSNNGVRSGPPAEPLGPIKESGSQPPELELRSSDPPTIDSLKAINGPDATALERSPDDVAEGEALVSPQPLGETAVRAGLKRGKKLPKKKAKLNSKSAWGMLISQFSKNPHQFICETVFTVGQSHECHLCLKDPSISTTLCKLKHVKRDGSSAAELEIICGKGDVQVNEKTYQKDTKVILNGGDEVVFGLSGKHAYIFQQLTNDHGIATQGIPSISILETQNAPVNGMHMEARSGDPSAVDGASILATMSNVPNDLSLLSEPAKAGDDLQQDAEMPSLPSACRDTDDHTPDIEMKESTNINDQVSGDKNIVQYPDTANENPNLDSVELDIDTETQKASGATYQLRPLFRMFTGSSSANFDLSDSIAKILDEQREIRELLHNFDPPMLISTRRQAFKEKLQQGILRPDDIDVSFEGFPYYLSETTKKVLIASTHPNLRCSNFGKYFSSLPTGSPRILLSGPAGSEIYQETLAKALAKHFGARLLIVDSLLLPGVEAPPPKDSDSVKEVPRLERVSTFTKRAAHAAGFKHKKPTSSVEAEITGGSTVSSQALPKQETSTASSRVNTFKQGDRVKFVGAISSGTQPLQSCPLLRGPSYGCRGKVVLAFEENGASKIGVRFDKSIPDGNDLGGLCEEDHGFFCSASHLLPLDVSGGDDIDKLAIGELLEVATNESKSLPLIVFLKDIEKVMAGNPDAYSVLKSKLSNLPENVVVIGSHTQLDNRKEKSHPGSLLLTKFGLNQTALLDLAFPDNLGGRLHERSKETPKTMKQVQLSRIFPNKVTIQLPQDEALLSDWKQQLECDVETLKSQSNIVTIRSVLNRVSVDCPDLESLCIKDIALTTESVDKVVGWAVSHHLMHCSDALVKDDKLVISTESLKDGLNILQGIQNENKSIKKSLKDVVTGNEFEKKLLADVIPPSDIGVTFDDIGALENVKDTLKELVMLPLQRPELFSKGQLTKPCKGILLFGPPGTGKTMLAKAVATEAGANFINISMSSITSKWFGEGEKYVKAVFSLASKIAPSVVFVDEVDSMLGRRENPGEHEAMRKMKNEFMVNWDGLRTKDKERVLVLAATNRPFDLDEAVIRRLPRRLMVNLPDGQNREKILRVVLAKEDLETDVDLEAVANMTDGYSGSDLKNLCVAAAHLPIREILEKEKKERSLALAENRPVPELYCSTDIRPLKMEDFKHAHDQVCASVSSESTNMSELLQWNDLYGEGGSRKKTSLSYFM, from the exons ATGGTTGAAACCAGGCGCAGCTCCTCTTCCAAACGCGCCTTGTCCGCCTCCCCTCCTCCCAACCCCAAGCGCTCAAAG GCGTCTGATGCTTCATCGTCGAACAACGGAGTTAGGAGCGGGCCGCCAGCGGAGCCTTTGGGTCCGATTAAGGAATCTGGGTCTCAACCTCCGGAACTTGAGCTCCGATCCTCTGATCCGCCGACTATCGATTCGTTGAAGGCAATTAACGGCCCTGATGCTACCGCGCTGGAAAGATCCCCCGATGATGTTGCGGAAGGCGAGGCCTTGGTTTCACCGCAGCCTTTGG GGGAAACTGCAGTCCGTGCCGGTTTGAAGCGGGGTAAGAAGCTTCCgaagaagaaagcaaaattGAATTCGAAATCTGCTTGGGGAATGCTTATTTCGCAGTTCTCAAAG AATCCGCACCAGTTCATTTGTGAGACTGTTTTCACTGTCGGTCAAAGTCATGAGTGCCATTTATGTCTTAAAGACCCATCCATTAGTACCACTTTGTGTAAACTGAAACATGTTAAG CGTGACGGTTCGTCCGCTGCAGAACTAGAGATTATATGTGGTAAAGGTGATGTTCAGGTGAATGAGAAGACTTATCAAAAGGACACGAAGGTGATTCTTAATGGAGGCGATGAGGTTGTATTCGGCTTGTCTGGAAAACATGCATAT ATTTTCCAGCAGCTGACCAATGACCATGGTATAGCTACTCAGGGCATACCTTCAATTAGCATTTTAGAAACCCAGAATGCTCCAGTTAATGGGATGCATATGGAGGCAAGATCAGGGGACCCCTCTGCTGTTGATGGGGCTTCAATATTAGCGACGATGTCAAATGTGCCAAATGACTTGTCGCTACTTTCAGAACCTGCTAAAGCTGGCGACGATCTGCAACAAGATGCAGAGATGCCTTCTCTTCCTTCTGCCTGTCGAGATACAGATGATCATACTCCAGACATTGAGATGAAGGAGAGTACTAATATTAATGATCAAGTTTCGGGTGATAAAAATATTGTTCAGTACCCTGACACTGCGAATGAAAACCCCAATCTTGATAGTGTTGAATTGGATATTGATACTGAAACCCAGAAGGCCTCTGGGGCAACTTATCAACTAAGACCACTCTTCCGAATGTTTACCGGTTCTTCTAGTGCCAATTTTGACTTAAGTGACAGCATTGCTAAGATACTTGACGAGCAAAGGGAAATAAGAGAACTTCTTCACAATTTTGATCCTCCAATGTTGATATCAACTAGGCGACAAGCATTTAAAGAAAAACTGCAACAAGGAATTCTACGTCCTGATGATATTGATGTCTCATTCGAAGGTTTTCCATATTACCTAAG TGAAACAACAAAGAAGGTTTTGATTGCATCCACCCACCCGAATTTGAGGTGTAGCAATTTTGGAAAATATTTTTCATCACTACCTACCGGGAGCCCGCGCATATTATTATCTGGTCCAGCAG GTTCTGAGATATATCAGGAAACCTTGGCAAAGGCACTCGCGAAACATTTTGGTGCTAGATTACTAATTGTAGATTCTCTTCTCCTGCCTGGT GTTGAGGCACCACCGCCCAAGGATTCTGATTCTGTTAAAGAAGTACCAAGGCTTGAAAGAGTTTCCACATTTACGAAACGAGCAGCTCATGCTGCTGGATTCAAGCACAAGAAACCGACCTCTAGTGTTGAGGCTGAAATTACTGGCGGATCCACTGTGAGTTCTCAGGCACTGCCAAAGCAGGAGACTTCTACTGCATCATCCAGAGTCAATACTTTTAAACAAG GTGACAGGGTCAAATTTGTGGGTGCCATATCTTCTGGTACTCAACCGCTGCAGAGTTGTCCTCTTCTAAG GGGACCATCATATGGTTGTCGAGGCAAAGTagttcttgcttttgaagaaaATGGGGCCTCAAAAATTGGTGTTAGATTTGATAAATCAATACCAGATGGCAATGATCTTGGTGGTCTTTGTGAAGAAGATCATGGCTTCTTTTGTTCTG CTAGTCATTTACTTCCCTTGGATGTTTCTGGAGGTGATGATATTGACAAGCTTGCAATCGGTGAACTTCTTGAG GTGGCAACCAATGAGAGTAAAAGTCTTCCTTTGATAGTGTTTTTGAAAGATATAGAAAAGGTTATGGCGGGTAACCCAGATGCATATAGTGTCTTGAAGAGTAAGCTTTCAAACTTGCCAGAGAATGTTGTTGTGATTGGCTCTCATACCCAGTTGGACAATCGCAAGGAGAAG TCCCATCCTGGTAGCCTTTTGTTAACAAAGTTCGGCTTAAACCAAACAGCTTTGCTTGATCTTGCTTTTCCG GATAACCTTGGTGGTAGACTGCATGAGAGGAGCAAAGAAACTCCTAAAACTATGAAGCAAGTTCAACTCTCTCGGATTTTCCCCAACAAAGTGACCATACAGCTGCCCCAG GATGAGGCTTTACTTTCGGACTGGAAGCAGCAGTTGGAATGTGatgttgaaactttgaaatCGCAGTCTAATATTGTTACCATTCGCTCA GTTCTTAACCGAGTTTCTGTGGATTGCCCTGACCTTGAAAGTCTTTGCATTAAAGATATAGCGCTTACAACTGAAA gtgttgacaaagtagtaggCTGGGCTGTTAGTCACCATCTTATGCATTGTTCAGACGCTTTAGTTAAAGATGACAAACTTGTTATTTCTACTGAAAG TCTTAAGGATGGACTAAACATTCTACAAGGCATTCAAAACGAAAACAAGAGCATAAAGAAATCACTTAAG GATGTGGTTACTGgaaatgaatttgagaaaaaaCTTCTTGCTGATGTTATTCCACCGAGCGATATTGGGGTTACTTTTGATGACATCGGGGCCTTGGAAAATGTGAAGGACACCCTAAAGGAGTTGGTGATGCTTCCTCTTCAGAGGCCTGAATTATTTAGCAAGGGACAGTTGACTAAG CCTTGTAAAGGAATCTTGCTCTTTGGTCCTCCGGGCACTGGAAAGACCATGCTTGCGAAGGCTGTTGCAACGGAAGCTGGTGCAAACTTTATTAACATATCAATGTCAAGTATTACTTCAAAg TGGTTTGGGGAAGGAGAGAAGTACGTTAAAGCGGTGTTCTCCTTAGCTAGTAAAATTGCCCCTAgtgttgtttttgttgatgaG GTTGACAGCATGTTAGGCAGACGTGAAAATCCTGGGGAACATGAGGCTATGCgtaaaatgaaaaatgagttcATGGTTAACTGGGATGGTCTGCGTACAAAGGATAAAGAACGTGTATTGGTACTTGCTGCTACTAATAGGCCTTTTGACCTTGATGAGGCTGTTATTAGGAGGCTTCCGAGGAG ATTGATGGTGAACTTGCCAGATGGCCAGAACAGAGAAAAAATACTGAGAGTTGTATTGGCCAAAGAAGATTTGGAAACTGACGTTGATTTGGAGGCAGTTGCAAATATGACAGATGGGTATTCCGGAAGTGACTTAAAG
- the LOC103449148 gene encoding uncharacterized protein isoform X2: MVETRRSSSSKRALSASPPPNPKRSKASDASSSNNGVRSGPPAEPLGPIKESGSQPPELELRSSDPPTIDSLKAINGPDATALERSPDDVAEGEALVSPQPLGETAVRAGLKRGKKLPKKKAKLNSKSAWGMLISQFSKNPHQFICETVFTVGQSHECHLCLKDPSISTTLCKLKHVKRDGSSAAELEIICGKGDVQVNEKTYQKDTKVILNGGDEVVFGLSGKHAYIFQQLTNDHGIATQGIPSISILETQNAPVNGMHMEARSGDPSAVDGASILATMSNVPNDLSLLSEPAKAGDDLQQDAEMPSLPSACRDTDDHTPDIEMKESTNINDQVSGDKNIVQYPDTANENPNLDSVELDIDTETQKASGATYQLRPLFRMFTGSSSANFDLSDSIAKILDEQREIRELLHNFDPPMLISTRRQAFKEKLQQGILRPDDIDVSFEGFPYYLSETTKKVLIASTHPNLRCSNFGKYFSSLPTGSPRILLSGPAGSEIYQETLAKALAKHFGARLLIVEAPPPKDSDSVKEVPRLERVSTFTKRAAHAAGFKHKKPTSSVEAEITGGSTVSSQALPKQETSTASSRVNTFKQGDRVKFVGAISSGTQPLQSCPLLRGPSYGCRGKVVLAFEENGASKIGVRFDKSIPDGNDLGGLCEEDHGFFCSASHLLPLDVSGGDDIDKLAIGELLEVATNESKSLPLIVFLKDIEKVMAGNPDAYSVLKSKLSNLPENVVVIGSHTQLDNRKEKSHPGSLLLTKFGLNQTALLDLAFPDNLGGRLHERSKETPKTMKQVQLSRIFPNKVTIQLPQDEALLSDWKQQLECDVETLKSQSNIVTIRSVLNRVSVDCPDLESLCIKDIALTTESVDKVVGWAVSHHLMHCSDALVKDDKLVISTESLKDGLNILQGIQNENKSIKKSLKDVVTGNEFEKKLLADVIPPSDIGVTFDDIGALENVKDTLKELVMLPLQRPELFSKGQLTKPCKGILLFGPPGTGKTMLAKAVATEAGANFINISMSSITSKWFGEGEKYVKAVFSLASKIAPSVVFVDEVDSMLGRRENPGEHEAMRKMKNEFMVNWDGLRTKDKERVLVLAATNRPFDLDEAVIRRLPRRLMVNLPDGQNREKILRVVLAKEDLETDVDLEAVANMTDGYSGSDLKNLCVAAAHLPIREILEKEKKERSLALAENRPVPELYCSTDIRPLKMEDFKHAHDQVCASVSSESTNMSELLQWNDLYGEGGSRKKTSLSYFM; the protein is encoded by the exons ATGGTTGAAACCAGGCGCAGCTCCTCTTCCAAACGCGCCTTGTCCGCCTCCCCTCCTCCCAACCCCAAGCGCTCAAAG GCGTCTGATGCTTCATCGTCGAACAACGGAGTTAGGAGCGGGCCGCCAGCGGAGCCTTTGGGTCCGATTAAGGAATCTGGGTCTCAACCTCCGGAACTTGAGCTCCGATCCTCTGATCCGCCGACTATCGATTCGTTGAAGGCAATTAACGGCCCTGATGCTACCGCGCTGGAAAGATCCCCCGATGATGTTGCGGAAGGCGAGGCCTTGGTTTCACCGCAGCCTTTGG GGGAAACTGCAGTCCGTGCCGGTTTGAAGCGGGGTAAGAAGCTTCCgaagaagaaagcaaaattGAATTCGAAATCTGCTTGGGGAATGCTTATTTCGCAGTTCTCAAAG AATCCGCACCAGTTCATTTGTGAGACTGTTTTCACTGTCGGTCAAAGTCATGAGTGCCATTTATGTCTTAAAGACCCATCCATTAGTACCACTTTGTGTAAACTGAAACATGTTAAG CGTGACGGTTCGTCCGCTGCAGAACTAGAGATTATATGTGGTAAAGGTGATGTTCAGGTGAATGAGAAGACTTATCAAAAGGACACGAAGGTGATTCTTAATGGAGGCGATGAGGTTGTATTCGGCTTGTCTGGAAAACATGCATAT ATTTTCCAGCAGCTGACCAATGACCATGGTATAGCTACTCAGGGCATACCTTCAATTAGCATTTTAGAAACCCAGAATGCTCCAGTTAATGGGATGCATATGGAGGCAAGATCAGGGGACCCCTCTGCTGTTGATGGGGCTTCAATATTAGCGACGATGTCAAATGTGCCAAATGACTTGTCGCTACTTTCAGAACCTGCTAAAGCTGGCGACGATCTGCAACAAGATGCAGAGATGCCTTCTCTTCCTTCTGCCTGTCGAGATACAGATGATCATACTCCAGACATTGAGATGAAGGAGAGTACTAATATTAATGATCAAGTTTCGGGTGATAAAAATATTGTTCAGTACCCTGACACTGCGAATGAAAACCCCAATCTTGATAGTGTTGAATTGGATATTGATACTGAAACCCAGAAGGCCTCTGGGGCAACTTATCAACTAAGACCACTCTTCCGAATGTTTACCGGTTCTTCTAGTGCCAATTTTGACTTAAGTGACAGCATTGCTAAGATACTTGACGAGCAAAGGGAAATAAGAGAACTTCTTCACAATTTTGATCCTCCAATGTTGATATCAACTAGGCGACAAGCATTTAAAGAAAAACTGCAACAAGGAATTCTACGTCCTGATGATATTGATGTCTCATTCGAAGGTTTTCCATATTACCTAAG TGAAACAACAAAGAAGGTTTTGATTGCATCCACCCACCCGAATTTGAGGTGTAGCAATTTTGGAAAATATTTTTCATCACTACCTACCGGGAGCCCGCGCATATTATTATCTGGTCCAGCAG GTTCTGAGATATATCAGGAAACCTTGGCAAAGGCACTCGCGAAACATTTTGGTGCTAGATTACTAATT GTTGAGGCACCACCGCCCAAGGATTCTGATTCTGTTAAAGAAGTACCAAGGCTTGAAAGAGTTTCCACATTTACGAAACGAGCAGCTCATGCTGCTGGATTCAAGCACAAGAAACCGACCTCTAGTGTTGAGGCTGAAATTACTGGCGGATCCACTGTGAGTTCTCAGGCACTGCCAAAGCAGGAGACTTCTACTGCATCATCCAGAGTCAATACTTTTAAACAAG GTGACAGGGTCAAATTTGTGGGTGCCATATCTTCTGGTACTCAACCGCTGCAGAGTTGTCCTCTTCTAAG GGGACCATCATATGGTTGTCGAGGCAAAGTagttcttgcttttgaagaaaATGGGGCCTCAAAAATTGGTGTTAGATTTGATAAATCAATACCAGATGGCAATGATCTTGGTGGTCTTTGTGAAGAAGATCATGGCTTCTTTTGTTCTG CTAGTCATTTACTTCCCTTGGATGTTTCTGGAGGTGATGATATTGACAAGCTTGCAATCGGTGAACTTCTTGAG GTGGCAACCAATGAGAGTAAAAGTCTTCCTTTGATAGTGTTTTTGAAAGATATAGAAAAGGTTATGGCGGGTAACCCAGATGCATATAGTGTCTTGAAGAGTAAGCTTTCAAACTTGCCAGAGAATGTTGTTGTGATTGGCTCTCATACCCAGTTGGACAATCGCAAGGAGAAG TCCCATCCTGGTAGCCTTTTGTTAACAAAGTTCGGCTTAAACCAAACAGCTTTGCTTGATCTTGCTTTTCCG GATAACCTTGGTGGTAGACTGCATGAGAGGAGCAAAGAAACTCCTAAAACTATGAAGCAAGTTCAACTCTCTCGGATTTTCCCCAACAAAGTGACCATACAGCTGCCCCAG GATGAGGCTTTACTTTCGGACTGGAAGCAGCAGTTGGAATGTGatgttgaaactttgaaatCGCAGTCTAATATTGTTACCATTCGCTCA GTTCTTAACCGAGTTTCTGTGGATTGCCCTGACCTTGAAAGTCTTTGCATTAAAGATATAGCGCTTACAACTGAAA gtgttgacaaagtagtaggCTGGGCTGTTAGTCACCATCTTATGCATTGTTCAGACGCTTTAGTTAAAGATGACAAACTTGTTATTTCTACTGAAAG TCTTAAGGATGGACTAAACATTCTACAAGGCATTCAAAACGAAAACAAGAGCATAAAGAAATCACTTAAG GATGTGGTTACTGgaaatgaatttgagaaaaaaCTTCTTGCTGATGTTATTCCACCGAGCGATATTGGGGTTACTTTTGATGACATCGGGGCCTTGGAAAATGTGAAGGACACCCTAAAGGAGTTGGTGATGCTTCCTCTTCAGAGGCCTGAATTATTTAGCAAGGGACAGTTGACTAAG CCTTGTAAAGGAATCTTGCTCTTTGGTCCTCCGGGCACTGGAAAGACCATGCTTGCGAAGGCTGTTGCAACGGAAGCTGGTGCAAACTTTATTAACATATCAATGTCAAGTATTACTTCAAAg TGGTTTGGGGAAGGAGAGAAGTACGTTAAAGCGGTGTTCTCCTTAGCTAGTAAAATTGCCCCTAgtgttgtttttgttgatgaG GTTGACAGCATGTTAGGCAGACGTGAAAATCCTGGGGAACATGAGGCTATGCgtaaaatgaaaaatgagttcATGGTTAACTGGGATGGTCTGCGTACAAAGGATAAAGAACGTGTATTGGTACTTGCTGCTACTAATAGGCCTTTTGACCTTGATGAGGCTGTTATTAGGAGGCTTCCGAGGAG ATTGATGGTGAACTTGCCAGATGGCCAGAACAGAGAAAAAATACTGAGAGTTGTATTGGCCAAAGAAGATTTGGAAACTGACGTTGATTTGGAGGCAGTTGCAAATATGACAGATGGGTATTCCGGAAGTGACTTAAAG
- the LOC103449148 gene encoding uncharacterized protein isoform X3, translating into MVETRRSSSSKRALSASPPPNPKRSKASDASSSNNGVRSGPPAEPLGPIKESGSQPPELELRSSDPPTIDSLKAINGPDATALERSPDDVAEGEALVSPQPLGETAVRAGLKRGKKLPKKKAKLNSKSAWGMLISQFSKRDGSSAAELEIICGKGDVQVNEKTYQKDTKVILNGGDEVVFGLSGKHAYIFQQLTNDHGIATQGIPSISILETQNAPVNGMHMEARSGDPSAVDGASILATMSNVPNDLSLLSEPAKAGDDLQQDAEMPSLPSACRDTDDHTPDIEMKESTNINDQVSGDKNIVQYPDTANENPNLDSVELDIDTETQKASGATYQLRPLFRMFTGSSSANFDLSDSIAKILDEQREIRELLHNFDPPMLISTRRQAFKEKLQQGILRPDDIDVSFEGFPYYLSETTKKVLIASTHPNLRCSNFGKYFSSLPTGSPRILLSGPAGSEIYQETLAKALAKHFGARLLIVDSLLLPGVEAPPPKDSDSVKEVPRLERVSTFTKRAAHAAGFKHKKPTSSVEAEITGGSTVSSQALPKQETSTASSRVNTFKQGDRVKFVGAISSGTQPLQSCPLLRGPSYGCRGKVVLAFEENGASKIGVRFDKSIPDGNDLGGLCEEDHGFFCSASHLLPLDVSGGDDIDKLAIGELLEVATNESKSLPLIVFLKDIEKVMAGNPDAYSVLKSKLSNLPENVVVIGSHTQLDNRKEKSHPGSLLLTKFGLNQTALLDLAFPDNLGGRLHERSKETPKTMKQVQLSRIFPNKVTIQLPQDEALLSDWKQQLECDVETLKSQSNIVTIRSVLNRVSVDCPDLESLCIKDIALTTESVDKVVGWAVSHHLMHCSDALVKDDKLVISTESLKDGLNILQGIQNENKSIKKSLKDVVTGNEFEKKLLADVIPPSDIGVTFDDIGALENVKDTLKELVMLPLQRPELFSKGQLTKPCKGILLFGPPGTGKTMLAKAVATEAGANFINISMSSITSKWFGEGEKYVKAVFSLASKIAPSVVFVDEVDSMLGRRENPGEHEAMRKMKNEFMVNWDGLRTKDKERVLVLAATNRPFDLDEAVIRRLPRRLMVNLPDGQNREKILRVVLAKEDLETDVDLEAVANMTDGYSGSDLKNLCVAAAHLPIREILEKEKKERSLALAENRPVPELYCSTDIRPLKMEDFKHAHDQVCASVSSESTNMSELLQWNDLYGEGGSRKKTSLSYFM; encoded by the exons ATGGTTGAAACCAGGCGCAGCTCCTCTTCCAAACGCGCCTTGTCCGCCTCCCCTCCTCCCAACCCCAAGCGCTCAAAG GCGTCTGATGCTTCATCGTCGAACAACGGAGTTAGGAGCGGGCCGCCAGCGGAGCCTTTGGGTCCGATTAAGGAATCTGGGTCTCAACCTCCGGAACTTGAGCTCCGATCCTCTGATCCGCCGACTATCGATTCGTTGAAGGCAATTAACGGCCCTGATGCTACCGCGCTGGAAAGATCCCCCGATGATGTTGCGGAAGGCGAGGCCTTGGTTTCACCGCAGCCTTTGG GGGAAACTGCAGTCCGTGCCGGTTTGAAGCGGGGTAAGAAGCTTCCgaagaagaaagcaaaattGAATTCGAAATCTGCTTGGGGAATGCTTATTTCGCAGTTCTCAAAG CGTGACGGTTCGTCCGCTGCAGAACTAGAGATTATATGTGGTAAAGGTGATGTTCAGGTGAATGAGAAGACTTATCAAAAGGACACGAAGGTGATTCTTAATGGAGGCGATGAGGTTGTATTCGGCTTGTCTGGAAAACATGCATAT ATTTTCCAGCAGCTGACCAATGACCATGGTATAGCTACTCAGGGCATACCTTCAATTAGCATTTTAGAAACCCAGAATGCTCCAGTTAATGGGATGCATATGGAGGCAAGATCAGGGGACCCCTCTGCTGTTGATGGGGCTTCAATATTAGCGACGATGTCAAATGTGCCAAATGACTTGTCGCTACTTTCAGAACCTGCTAAAGCTGGCGACGATCTGCAACAAGATGCAGAGATGCCTTCTCTTCCTTCTGCCTGTCGAGATACAGATGATCATACTCCAGACATTGAGATGAAGGAGAGTACTAATATTAATGATCAAGTTTCGGGTGATAAAAATATTGTTCAGTACCCTGACACTGCGAATGAAAACCCCAATCTTGATAGTGTTGAATTGGATATTGATACTGAAACCCAGAAGGCCTCTGGGGCAACTTATCAACTAAGACCACTCTTCCGAATGTTTACCGGTTCTTCTAGTGCCAATTTTGACTTAAGTGACAGCATTGCTAAGATACTTGACGAGCAAAGGGAAATAAGAGAACTTCTTCACAATTTTGATCCTCCAATGTTGATATCAACTAGGCGACAAGCATTTAAAGAAAAACTGCAACAAGGAATTCTACGTCCTGATGATATTGATGTCTCATTCGAAGGTTTTCCATATTACCTAAG TGAAACAACAAAGAAGGTTTTGATTGCATCCACCCACCCGAATTTGAGGTGTAGCAATTTTGGAAAATATTTTTCATCACTACCTACCGGGAGCCCGCGCATATTATTATCTGGTCCAGCAG GTTCTGAGATATATCAGGAAACCTTGGCAAAGGCACTCGCGAAACATTTTGGTGCTAGATTACTAATTGTAGATTCTCTTCTCCTGCCTGGT GTTGAGGCACCACCGCCCAAGGATTCTGATTCTGTTAAAGAAGTACCAAGGCTTGAAAGAGTTTCCACATTTACGAAACGAGCAGCTCATGCTGCTGGATTCAAGCACAAGAAACCGACCTCTAGTGTTGAGGCTGAAATTACTGGCGGATCCACTGTGAGTTCTCAGGCACTGCCAAAGCAGGAGACTTCTACTGCATCATCCAGAGTCAATACTTTTAAACAAG GTGACAGGGTCAAATTTGTGGGTGCCATATCTTCTGGTACTCAACCGCTGCAGAGTTGTCCTCTTCTAAG GGGACCATCATATGGTTGTCGAGGCAAAGTagttcttgcttttgaagaaaATGGGGCCTCAAAAATTGGTGTTAGATTTGATAAATCAATACCAGATGGCAATGATCTTGGTGGTCTTTGTGAAGAAGATCATGGCTTCTTTTGTTCTG CTAGTCATTTACTTCCCTTGGATGTTTCTGGAGGTGATGATATTGACAAGCTTGCAATCGGTGAACTTCTTGAG GTGGCAACCAATGAGAGTAAAAGTCTTCCTTTGATAGTGTTTTTGAAAGATATAGAAAAGGTTATGGCGGGTAACCCAGATGCATATAGTGTCTTGAAGAGTAAGCTTTCAAACTTGCCAGAGAATGTTGTTGTGATTGGCTCTCATACCCAGTTGGACAATCGCAAGGAGAAG TCCCATCCTGGTAGCCTTTTGTTAACAAAGTTCGGCTTAAACCAAACAGCTTTGCTTGATCTTGCTTTTCCG GATAACCTTGGTGGTAGACTGCATGAGAGGAGCAAAGAAACTCCTAAAACTATGAAGCAAGTTCAACTCTCTCGGATTTTCCCCAACAAAGTGACCATACAGCTGCCCCAG GATGAGGCTTTACTTTCGGACTGGAAGCAGCAGTTGGAATGTGatgttgaaactttgaaatCGCAGTCTAATATTGTTACCATTCGCTCA GTTCTTAACCGAGTTTCTGTGGATTGCCCTGACCTTGAAAGTCTTTGCATTAAAGATATAGCGCTTACAACTGAAA gtgttgacaaagtagtaggCTGGGCTGTTAGTCACCATCTTATGCATTGTTCAGACGCTTTAGTTAAAGATGACAAACTTGTTATTTCTACTGAAAG TCTTAAGGATGGACTAAACATTCTACAAGGCATTCAAAACGAAAACAAGAGCATAAAGAAATCACTTAAG GATGTGGTTACTGgaaatgaatttgagaaaaaaCTTCTTGCTGATGTTATTCCACCGAGCGATATTGGGGTTACTTTTGATGACATCGGGGCCTTGGAAAATGTGAAGGACACCCTAAAGGAGTTGGTGATGCTTCCTCTTCAGAGGCCTGAATTATTTAGCAAGGGACAGTTGACTAAG CCTTGTAAAGGAATCTTGCTCTTTGGTCCTCCGGGCACTGGAAAGACCATGCTTGCGAAGGCTGTTGCAACGGAAGCTGGTGCAAACTTTATTAACATATCAATGTCAAGTATTACTTCAAAg TGGTTTGGGGAAGGAGAGAAGTACGTTAAAGCGGTGTTCTCCTTAGCTAGTAAAATTGCCCCTAgtgttgtttttgttgatgaG GTTGACAGCATGTTAGGCAGACGTGAAAATCCTGGGGAACATGAGGCTATGCgtaaaatgaaaaatgagttcATGGTTAACTGGGATGGTCTGCGTACAAAGGATAAAGAACGTGTATTGGTACTTGCTGCTACTAATAGGCCTTTTGACCTTGATGAGGCTGTTATTAGGAGGCTTCCGAGGAG ATTGATGGTGAACTTGCCAGATGGCCAGAACAGAGAAAAAATACTGAGAGTTGTATTGGCCAAAGAAGATTTGGAAACTGACGTTGATTTGGAGGCAGTTGCAAATATGACAGATGGGTATTCCGGAAGTGACTTAAAG